In Xyrauchen texanus isolate HMW12.3.18 chromosome 14, RBS_HiC_50CHRs, whole genome shotgun sequence, the following are encoded in one genomic region:
- the LOC127654804 gene encoding secreted frizzled-related protein 3-like isoform X2 produces the protein MFSFELFICVLTIACLLEIPRGTTAASCEPTRIPMCRSMPWNMTKMPNHLHHSTQANAVLAIEQFEGLLGTQCSPDLLFFLCAMYAPICTIDFQHDPIKPCKSVCERAKCGCEPVMKRYNHTWPESLACEELPVYDRGVCISPEAIVKAEGPDNPYQDPSKGNPDFPMDSDNGNCKGANDRCKCKSVRLGQKAYLKNNYNYVIRARVKEIKTRNHDLSAIVEVKEVLKSSLVNIPRDIVTLYYNSGCPCPPLAANEEYMIMGYENEERSRLLLIDGSIAQKWKDKMGRKVKRWDQNLREQSRPNSGRTNTRRSRH, from the exons ATGTTTTCCTTCGAGTTGTTCATCTGCGTCCTGACCATCGCCTGTCTCTTGGAGATCCCCAGGGGCACCACGGCGGCGTCGTGCGAGCCTACCCGCATCCCCATGTGCCGGTCCATGCCGTGGAACATGACCAAGATGCCAAACCATCTTCACCACAGCACGCAGGCCAACGCCGTGCTCGCTATTGAGCAGTTCGAGGGGCTCCTGGGCACCCAGTGCAGCCCAGATCTGCTGTTCTTCCTGTGCGCCATGTATGCGCCCATCTGCACCATCGACTTCCAGCACGACCCCATCAAGCCGTGCAAGTCCGTGTGCGAGCGGGCCAAGTGCGGCTGCGAGCCAGTCATGAAAAGGTACAACCACACGTGGCCGGAGAGCCTGGCCTGCGAGGAGCTGCCCGTGTATGACCGAGGAGTGTGCATCTCACCTGAGGCTATAGTCAAGGCGGAGGGGccag ATAATCCTTATCAGGACCCTTCAAAAG GAAATCCAGACTTCCCAATGGATTCAGACAATGGCAACTGCAAAGGAGCTAATG ATCGATGCAAATGCAAGTCTGTGCGACTTGGTCAAAAGGCATATTTAAAGAACAATTACAATTACG TCATCCGGGCAAGGGTGAAAGAGATAAAGACTCGGAATCATGATCTTAGCGCCATTGTCGAGGTCAAAGAAGTCCTGAAATCTTCTCTGGTCAACATCCCTCGAGACATCGTCACCCTTTATTACAACTCTGGCTGTCCATGTCCTCCCCTGGCAGCCAATGAGGAATACATGATCATGGGTTATGAGAATGAGGAACGGTCAAG ACTGTTGCTCATTGATGGATCCATTGCACAGAAGTGGAAGGACAAAATGGGACGCAAAGTGAAG CGTTGGGACCAGAATTTGCGCGAACAGTCCAGACCAAACTCAGGCAGGACCAACACGAGACGGAGTCGCCACTAA
- the LOC127654804 gene encoding secreted frizzled-related protein 3-like isoform X1 — protein MFSFELFICVLTIACLLEIPRGTTAASCEPTRIPMCRSMPWNMTKMPNHLHHSTQANAVLAIEQFEGLLGTQCSPDLLFFLCAMYAPICTIDFQHDPIKPCKSVCERAKCGCEPVMKRYNHTWPESLACEELPVYDRGVCISPEAIVKAEGPDNPYQDPSKGNPGNPDFPMDSDNGNCKGANDRCKCKSVRLGQKAYLKNNYNYVIRARVKEIKTRNHDLSAIVEVKEVLKSSLVNIPRDIVTLYYNSGCPCPPLAANEEYMIMGYENEERSRLLLIDGSIAQKWKDKMGRKVKRWDQNLREQSRPNSGRTNTRRSRH, from the exons ATGTTTTCCTTCGAGTTGTTCATCTGCGTCCTGACCATCGCCTGTCTCTTGGAGATCCCCAGGGGCACCACGGCGGCGTCGTGCGAGCCTACCCGCATCCCCATGTGCCGGTCCATGCCGTGGAACATGACCAAGATGCCAAACCATCTTCACCACAGCACGCAGGCCAACGCCGTGCTCGCTATTGAGCAGTTCGAGGGGCTCCTGGGCACCCAGTGCAGCCCAGATCTGCTGTTCTTCCTGTGCGCCATGTATGCGCCCATCTGCACCATCGACTTCCAGCACGACCCCATCAAGCCGTGCAAGTCCGTGTGCGAGCGGGCCAAGTGCGGCTGCGAGCCAGTCATGAAAAGGTACAACCACACGTGGCCGGAGAGCCTGGCCTGCGAGGAGCTGCCCGTGTATGACCGAGGAGTGTGCATCTCACCTGAGGCTATAGTCAAGGCGGAGGGGccag ATAATCCTTATCAGGACCCTTCAAAAGGTAATCCTG GAAATCCAGACTTCCCAATGGATTCAGACAATGGCAACTGCAAAGGAGCTAATG ATCGATGCAAATGCAAGTCTGTGCGACTTGGTCAAAAGGCATATTTAAAGAACAATTACAATTACG TCATCCGGGCAAGGGTGAAAGAGATAAAGACTCGGAATCATGATCTTAGCGCCATTGTCGAGGTCAAAGAAGTCCTGAAATCTTCTCTGGTCAACATCCCTCGAGACATCGTCACCCTTTATTACAACTCTGGCTGTCCATGTCCTCCCCTGGCAGCCAATGAGGAATACATGATCATGGGTTATGAGAATGAGGAACGGTCAAG ACTGTTGCTCATTGATGGATCCATTGCACAGAAGTGGAAGGACAAAATGGGACGCAAAGTGAAG CGTTGGGACCAGAATTTGCGCGAACAGTCCAGACCAAACTCAGGCAGGACCAACACGAGACGGAGTCGCCACTAA
- the LOC127654804 gene encoding secreted frizzled-related protein 3-like isoform X3: MFSFELFICVLTIACLLEIPRGTTAASCEPTRIPMCRSMPWNMTKMPNHLHHSTQANAVLAIEQFEGLLGTQCSPDLLFFLCAMYAPICTIDFQHDPIKPCKSVCERAKCGCEPVMKRYNHTWPESLACEELPVYDRGVCISPEAIVKAEGPGNPDFPMDSDNGNCKGANDRCKCKSVRLGQKAYLKNNYNYVIRARVKEIKTRNHDLSAIVEVKEVLKSSLVNIPRDIVTLYYNSGCPCPPLAANEEYMIMGYENEERSRLLLIDGSIAQKWKDKMGRKVKRWDQNLREQSRPNSGRTNTRRSRH, encoded by the exons ATGTTTTCCTTCGAGTTGTTCATCTGCGTCCTGACCATCGCCTGTCTCTTGGAGATCCCCAGGGGCACCACGGCGGCGTCGTGCGAGCCTACCCGCATCCCCATGTGCCGGTCCATGCCGTGGAACATGACCAAGATGCCAAACCATCTTCACCACAGCACGCAGGCCAACGCCGTGCTCGCTATTGAGCAGTTCGAGGGGCTCCTGGGCACCCAGTGCAGCCCAGATCTGCTGTTCTTCCTGTGCGCCATGTATGCGCCCATCTGCACCATCGACTTCCAGCACGACCCCATCAAGCCGTGCAAGTCCGTGTGCGAGCGGGCCAAGTGCGGCTGCGAGCCAGTCATGAAAAGGTACAACCACACGTGGCCGGAGAGCCTGGCCTGCGAGGAGCTGCCCGTGTATGACCGAGGAGTGTGCATCTCACCTGAGGCTATAGTCAAGGCGGAGGGGccag GAAATCCAGACTTCCCAATGGATTCAGACAATGGCAACTGCAAAGGAGCTAATG ATCGATGCAAATGCAAGTCTGTGCGACTTGGTCAAAAGGCATATTTAAAGAACAATTACAATTACG TCATCCGGGCAAGGGTGAAAGAGATAAAGACTCGGAATCATGATCTTAGCGCCATTGTCGAGGTCAAAGAAGTCCTGAAATCTTCTCTGGTCAACATCCCTCGAGACATCGTCACCCTTTATTACAACTCTGGCTGTCCATGTCCTCCCCTGGCAGCCAATGAGGAATACATGATCATGGGTTATGAGAATGAGGAACGGTCAAG ACTGTTGCTCATTGATGGATCCATTGCACAGAAGTGGAAGGACAAAATGGGACGCAAAGTGAAG CGTTGGGACCAGAATTTGCGCGAACAGTCCAGACCAAACTCAGGCAGGACCAACACGAGACGGAGTCGCCACTAA
- the LOC127654804 gene encoding secreted frizzled-related protein 3-like isoform X4 has protein sequence MFSFELFICVLTIACLLEIPRGTTAASCEPTRIPMCRSMPWNMTKMPNHLHHSTQANAVLAIEQFEGLLGTQCSPDLLFFLCAMYAPICTIDFQHDPIKPCKSVCERAKCGCEPVMKRYNHTWPESLACEELPVYDRGVCISPEAIVKAEGPDRCKCKSVRLGQKAYLKNNYNYVIRARVKEIKTRNHDLSAIVEVKEVLKSSLVNIPRDIVTLYYNSGCPCPPLAANEEYMIMGYENEERSRLLLIDGSIAQKWKDKMGRKVKRWDQNLREQSRPNSGRTNTRRSRH, from the exons ATGTTTTCCTTCGAGTTGTTCATCTGCGTCCTGACCATCGCCTGTCTCTTGGAGATCCCCAGGGGCACCACGGCGGCGTCGTGCGAGCCTACCCGCATCCCCATGTGCCGGTCCATGCCGTGGAACATGACCAAGATGCCAAACCATCTTCACCACAGCACGCAGGCCAACGCCGTGCTCGCTATTGAGCAGTTCGAGGGGCTCCTGGGCACCCAGTGCAGCCCAGATCTGCTGTTCTTCCTGTGCGCCATGTATGCGCCCATCTGCACCATCGACTTCCAGCACGACCCCATCAAGCCGTGCAAGTCCGTGTGCGAGCGGGCCAAGTGCGGCTGCGAGCCAGTCATGAAAAGGTACAACCACACGTGGCCGGAGAGCCTGGCCTGCGAGGAGCTGCCCGTGTATGACCGAGGAGTGTGCATCTCACCTGAGGCTATAGTCAAGGCGGAGGGGccag ATCGATGCAAATGCAAGTCTGTGCGACTTGGTCAAAAGGCATATTTAAAGAACAATTACAATTACG TCATCCGGGCAAGGGTGAAAGAGATAAAGACTCGGAATCATGATCTTAGCGCCATTGTCGAGGTCAAAGAAGTCCTGAAATCTTCTCTGGTCAACATCCCTCGAGACATCGTCACCCTTTATTACAACTCTGGCTGTCCATGTCCTCCCCTGGCAGCCAATGAGGAATACATGATCATGGGTTATGAGAATGAGGAACGGTCAAG ACTGTTGCTCATTGATGGATCCATTGCACAGAAGTGGAAGGACAAAATGGGACGCAAAGTGAAG CGTTGGGACCAGAATTTGCGCGAACAGTCCAGACCAAACTCAGGCAGGACCAACACGAGACGGAGTCGCCACTAA